The proteins below are encoded in one region of Engraulis encrasicolus isolate BLACKSEA-1 chromosome 1, IST_EnEncr_1.0, whole genome shotgun sequence:
- the zglp1 gene encoding GATA-type zinc finger protein 1, with amino-acid sequence MQTRVTLLLKYLLIPVEASKLVLPPQVQDQHIPYDGNPEHRQLPPTECMSSSLFSDGKREGGGMLEPNVLLPDQGNSPLEVMHLINQQCERLLHPVGLGDKATAGFMTLSTHFCPEKFQHLNSTSSEVVEGLICGGEEDPRSSSCPSHNANKISHDDVFERRNGAAAVEEEETVEGVTAGPTTPDEAVKSSTVEPEDPQQVNLSDHNYSFLVSTECTTGASSSCLEDRVELLCAEVVEETSSTVLSDCRPTSGSTLDQVGGKASQSPPGKEGDVHEPSPHSLSGKDGEQEASPQNASGKEGEEHERTPHSLSGKGGDVQEPSTQYPSVKKGDENEVSPQRPSGKEGEEHEPSPQCYSGEGDDKQEVIPESPSREGGDEYKPNLESPSGKGSEEHEPSPVSPSGESGDEPSPICMSMEAALSLDADPSPQSLSGKGSDEQEASLQYPSGEAGDEPSPICMTMEAALSLDADEGIEADPEWSLDYNNNNNDDYNNNMELQDPEWSLDYNNNNNDDYNNNMELQDLPKTTPPAVHEQTGGGEIAIATPKLSSTTAQAHSPHNQGGLEEDCTATQGDAEAPEPEPELSHSQQPAAESPEPEPELSHSQQPAAEAPEPEPELSHSQQPAAESPEPEPELSHSQQPAAESPEPEPELSHSQQPVRAPRKQARPSRSVDPHDPDLQGVMFRMTPRLDEDKQCRLLISSNYVYRHSSKELPARGCKRRRLAKEASSSEEEEADEEGGDSNSSSLSTVTKTCASCCTRKTPLWRDAEDGTPLCNACGIRYKKYRVRCTGCWHIPRKDTKSKVNCFKCGDVLRSSAQHKRGEWRIGLDRRIKATLDVERRHSTAGLRLS; translated from the exons ATGCAAACGCGTGTAACATTGTTATTAAAATATTTATTGATACCGGTCG AAGCCTCGAAGTTGGTTCTACCTCCCCAAGTCCAAGACCAACATATCCCTTACGATGGAAATCCAGAACACAGGCAGTTACCACCTACTGAATGCATGTCCTCTTCTCTATTTTCTgatggaaagagggaaggaggagggatgtTGGAGCCAAATGTCCTCCTTCCTGACCAGGGCAATAGTCCTCTGGAGGTGATGCATCTAATAAACCAGCAGTGTGAGCGGCTACTTCACCCTGTAGGGCTGGGAGATAAAGCAACAGCGGGCTTCATGACTCTATCCACCCATTTCTGCCCAGAGAAATTCCAGCACCTAAACTCCACCAGCAGCGAAGTTGTTGAGGGGTTGATATGTGGTGGAGAGGAGGACCCTCGTTCCTCTTCCTGCCCCTCACACAATGCCAACAAAATCAGCCATGATGATGTGTTTGAAAGACGAAACGGTGCCGCTGCTGTGGAGGAAGAAGAGACTGTTGAAGGGGTCACAGCAGGGCCCACCACACCAGATGAGGCTGTGAAGTCCTCCACGGTCGAACCAGAAGATCCACAGCAAGTAAATTTATCAGACCACAACTACAGCTTCTTGGTCAGCACAGAATGCACTACGGGGGCGTCCTCCTCCTGCCTGGAAGATCGTGTGGAATTGTTGTGtgcagaggtggtggaggagactaGTAGCACAGTACTGTCAGATTGTCGACCTACGTCGGGGTCTACGTTGGACCAAGTGGGCGGTAAAGCCTCCCAGAGCCCTCCAGGAAAGGAGGGTGATGTACATGAACCGAGCCCCCACAGCCTATCAGGAAAGGATGGTGAACAGGAAGCGAGCCCCCAGAACGCTTCAGGAAAAGAGGGTGAAGAACATGAACGGACCCCCCACAGCCTATCAGGAAAGGGTGGTGATGTACAAGAACCGAGCACCCAGTACCCATCAGTGAAGAAGGGTGATGAAAATGAAGTGAGCCCCCAGCGCCCATCAGGAAAGGAGGGTGAAGAACATGAACCGAGCCCCCAGTGCTACTCAGGGGAGGGGGATGACAAACAGGAAGTGATCCCTGAAAGCCCATCAAGAGAGGGCGGTGATGAATATAAACCAAACCTGGAAAGCCCATCAGGAAAGGGGAGTGAGGAACATGAACCGAGCCCCGTAAGCCCATCAGGAGAGTCGGGTGATGAACCAAGCCCCATCTGTATGTCCATGGAGGCCGCCCTGAGCCTCGACGCTGACCCGAGCCCCCAGAGCCTATCAGGAAAGGGGAGTGATGAACAGGAAGCAAGCCTCCAGTATCCATCAGGAGAGGCGGGTGATGAACCAAGCCCCATCTGTATGACCATGGAGGCCGCCCTGAGCCTCGACGCTGACGAGGGGATTGAGGCAGACCCTGAATGGTCCCtggactacaacaacaacaacaacgacgactacaacaacaacatggaACTGCAAGACCCTGAATGGTCCCtggactacaacaacaacaacaacgacgactacaacaacaacatggaACTGCAAGACCTGCCAAAGACGACGCCTCCCGCTGTACACGAGCAGACGGGGGGAGGAGAGATTGCCATCGCAACGCCAAAGCTCAGCTCAACCACTGCCCAGGCTCACAG CCCACACAACCAGGGAGGTCTCGAGGAGGACTGCACTGCAACACAGGGAGACGCTGAGGCCCCAGAGCCAGAGCCGGAGCTCAGCCACAGCCAGCAGCCAGCCGCTGAGTCCCCAGAGCCAGAGCCGGAGCTCAGCcacagccagcagccagcagctgAGGCCCCAGAGCCAGAGCCGGAGCTCAGCcacagccagcagccagcagctgAGTCCCCAGAGCCAGAGCCGGAGCTCAGCcacagccagcagccagcagctgAGTCCCCAGAGCCAGAGCCGGAGCTCAGCCACAGCCAGCAGCCAGTCCGGGCGCCCAGGAAGCAGGCGCGGCCATCGCGCAGCGTGGACCCCCATGACCCCGACCTTCAGGGGGTGATGTTCAGGATGACCCCTCGGCTGGATGAGGACAAGCAGTGtcgtctcctcatctcctcaaacTATGTGTACAG gcacagcagtAAGGAGTTGCCAGCCAGAGGCTGCAAGCGCAGGCGTTTGGCCAAAGAAGCGAGCAGCTCGGAGGAAGAAGAGGCAGACGAGGAAGGTGGCGACTCCAACAGCAGCAGCCTCTCTA CGGTGACTAAAACATGCGCATCCTGCTGCACCAGAAAAACTCCCCTCTGGAGGGACGCGGAGGATGGGACGCCCCTCTGCAACGCCTGTGGAATCAG